The Moraxella haemolytica genome window below encodes:
- the rseP gene encoding RIP metalloprotease RseP encodes MNGLLMFLAAVCVLGPLVALHEWGHYIVARLCGVKVLTYSIGFGPKLFGWTSKKSGIDYRISAIPLGGYVKMLDEREVEVVQHERHLAFNNQHPLKKIAIVAAGPLMNFIIAIGLFFVLFMQPSEQLNTRIGKVLDGTPAAGVLSVGEKITGIDGRSINTWEELNYALAHRMGETGSLEVVVEQGGKFSQKMVPITTFMQGEQQGQDAISSLGVLPYQPVIEPVLSEVVPDGAAALMGLKVGDRVTAINDTPIKNWIDATPIIRQNPEKMLDFHIIRDGQLMVVKVMPKGIKQHNQVVGQIGVRVSHQGIMSIPAEYRMMVGYSPAQAIAKAFTKTYDLSTMTIDAIGKMITGLIGIENISGPITIAEVSKTSFEIGWEQVLSTAAIISLSLAVMNLLPIPVLDGGHLVFYTYELIRGKPMSESVQVIGLRLGMSLLLCFMLLAIGNDIMRLFG; translated from the coding sequence ATGAATGGATTATTGATGTTTTTGGCGGCGGTCTGTGTGCTTGGACCGCTTGTGGCATTGCATGAATGGGGTCATTATATCGTTGCACGATTGTGCGGGGTGAAGGTTTTGACCTACTCTATTGGCTTTGGACCCAAACTGTTTGGCTGGACGAGTAAAAAATCTGGCATTGATTATCGTATTTCTGCCATTCCTTTGGGTGGGTATGTCAAAATGCTTGATGAGCGAGAGGTTGAGGTGGTGCAACACGAGCGACATTTAGCCTTTAATAATCAACATCCATTAAAGAAAATTGCCATCGTAGCAGCAGGTCCTTTGATGAATTTTATCATTGCCATCGGATTGTTTTTTGTGCTGTTCATGCAGCCGTCCGAACAGCTAAACACTCGCATTGGCAAGGTGCTAGATGGAACGCCAGCTGCAGGTGTATTGTCGGTTGGAGAAAAAATCACAGGCATCGATGGTAGGTCCATCAATACTTGGGAAGAGCTAAATTATGCCTTAGCACATCGCATGGGCGAGACGGGCAGTCTTGAGGTTGTGGTTGAACAGGGCGGTAAATTTTCACAAAAGATGGTGCCAATCACGACATTCATGCAAGGTGAGCAACAAGGTCAAGATGCCATTTCAAGCCTTGGGGTATTGCCTTATCAGCCTGTGATAGAGCCTGTGTTGTCGGAGGTTGTGCCTGATGGTGCAGCAGCCTTGATGGGGCTAAAGGTGGGTGATAGAGTTACTGCCATTAATGACACGCCCATCAAAAATTGGATAGACGCCACGCCCATCATCCGCCAAAATCCTGAAAAAATGCTGGATTTTCATATCATAAGAGACGGTCAGCTGATGGTGGTTAAGGTCATGCCAAAAGGCATTAAACAGCACAATCAGGTGGTTGGTCAAATTGGCGTTAGAGTGAGTCATCAAGGAATAATGTCCATTCCTGCAGAGTATCGCATGATGGTGGGGTATAGCCCAGCACAGGCAATCGCTAAAGCATTCACCAAGACTTATGATTTATCCACAATGACCATTGACGCCATTGGCAAGATGATTACAGGGCTGATAGGCATTGAGAATATCTCAGGTCCTATTACTATCGCTGAAGTATCAAAGACGAGTTTTGAGATTGGTTGGGAGCAAGTATTATCGACCGCCGCCATCATTAGTTTATCTCTTGCTGTGATGAACCTGCTACCCATCCCTGTGCTTGATGGCGGTCATTTGGTATTTTATACCTATGAATTGATTCGTGGCAAGCCAATGAGTGAGTCGGTTCAAGTGATTGGATTGCGTTTGGGTATGTCCTTACTGCTGTGTTTCATGTTGCTTGCAATCGGTAACGATATCATGCGATTGTTTGGCTAA
- the dxr gene encoding 1-deoxy-D-xylulose-5-phosphate reductoisomerase — protein sequence MKHSVLNISLLGATGSIGDSTLDVIEQHQGDYHLFAVSGFANWQKLLEICVRFNPKFAVVGDEFFVQFQDELDKLSLRTTALPQSLRLDWVASHDDVDVVVCAIVGGAGLSSTLSAVQAGKKVLLANKESLVMAGDLVMNTAKQTGAVILPIDSEHNAIFQCLPQAVQTDKSLLNHDNFGIKKLWLTASGGAFLHKSYEEMQSASITDAVNHPNWSMGSKITVDSNTMMNKGLEFIEACHLFGVGVDDVEVAIHPQSIVHSMVEYVDGSWLAQMGNPDMRVPIGYALAYPNRLTTGTKPLNLFDMAKLEFIAPDEKKFACLALAKKAMKLGNGACIVLNASNEVAVNAFLHGKIRLTDIAVLVEKCLDNPLFHNILSKSYDDLADILALDEQVRATAWALLQEF from the coding sequence ATGAAGCATTCTGTTTTAAACATTAGCCTGCTCGGAGCGACAGGTTCTATTGGTGATAGCACCCTTGATGTCATCGAACAGCATCAAGGGGATTATCATTTATTTGCCGTCTCTGGATTTGCTAATTGGCAAAAGTTGCTTGAGATTTGTGTGAGATTTAACCCCAAATTTGCAGTGGTTGGCGATGAATTTTTTGTGCAATTTCAAGACGAGCTTGATAAGCTGTCATTAAGAACCACTGCCTTACCACAAAGTCTGAGATTAGATTGGGTTGCCAGTCATGATGATGTAGATGTGGTTGTGTGTGCCATCGTTGGTGGGGCAGGGCTTTCATCGACCTTATCTGCTGTGCAAGCGGGCAAAAAAGTCTTGCTCGCCAATAAAGAAAGTCTGGTGATGGCAGGTGATTTGGTCATGAATACCGCCAAGCAGACTGGGGCTGTCATCCTGCCTATTGATAGTGAGCATAATGCAATTTTTCAATGCTTACCACAGGCAGTGCAAACTGATAAGTCATTGCTCAATCATGATAATTTTGGTATAAAAAAACTATGGCTGACGGCAAGCGGTGGGGCATTTTTGCACAAATCTTATGAAGAGATGCAATCGGCAAGCATAACAGATGCGGTCAATCATCCTAACTGGTCTATGGGTTCAAAAATCACGGTAGATTCTAATACGATGATGAATAAAGGGCTTGAATTCATTGAAGCCTGCCATCTATTTGGTGTGGGTGTAGATGATGTAGAGGTCGCCATTCATCCACAGAGCATCGTCCATTCTATGGTAGAATATGTAGACGGTTCGTGGCTAGCACAAATGGGCAATCCAGACATGAGAGTGCCTATTGGTTATGCTTTGGCGTATCCTAACCGCCTTACAACAGGTACTAAGCCACTTAATCTTTTTGATATGGCAAAACTAGAATTTATTGCTCCTGATGAGAAAAAATTTGCCTGTCTGGCACTTGCCAAAAAAGCGATGAAGCTAGGAAATGGGGCGTGTATTGTACTAAATGCCAGTAATGAAGTGGCGGTGAATGCGTTTTTGCATGGTAAAATACGCCTGACCGATATTGCTGTATTGGTTGAAAAATGTCTGGACAATCCGCTATTTCATAACATTTTAAGTAAATCTTATGATGATTTGGCGGATATTTTAGCACTTGATGAGCAGGTGAGAGCGACCGCTTGGGCATTACTACAAGAATTTTAG
- a CDS encoding phosphatidate cytidylyltransferase, which translates to MWQRIRTAIVLVIIVGFALFASSMPIFVLPLLAVGVVIASHEWTKLMPKWNKPILFVLITLIITIISIFFPKTWVFWWSASLVIWAMALLWVKQYPNKEKWYGRRLVYMGGVILTAAITAMYGLWQMSPWWLMYVFLLVWCADSGAYFVGRKLGKTKLSPNVSPNKSVEGLVGGLLTAGVVAAVVGYYLQLSGVALFWFLALSALTVGASVLGDLFESMLKRRAGIKDSGSILPGHGGVLDRIDSLLSATPIFALGFWLLLEMGIFTKVWIKMNLANLL; encoded by the coding sequence ATGTGGCAACGCATAAGAACCGCCATCGTACTGGTCATCATTGTTGGCTTTGCACTGTTTGCAAGCTCTATGCCTATTTTTGTCCTTCCGCTACTAGCAGTGGGGGTGGTTATCGCTTCGCATGAATGGACAAAACTGATGCCTAAGTGGAATAAGCCCATCTTGTTTGTACTGATTACGCTCATCATTACCATCATCTCTATATTTTTTCCAAAAACATGGGTGTTTTGGTGGTCAGCATCACTTGTTATTTGGGCGATGGCATTGTTGTGGGTTAAGCAGTATCCCAATAAAGAAAAGTGGTATGGTCGCCGTTTGGTGTACATGGGTGGTGTGATTTTGACGGCTGCCATTACTGCCATGTATGGGCTATGGCAGATGTCGCCTTGGTGGCTGATGTATGTCTTTTTGTTGGTTTGGTGTGCTGATAGCGGTGCGTATTTTGTTGGTCGCAAACTGGGTAAGACCAAACTTTCTCCTAATGTCTCGCCCAACAAATCGGTTGAGGGACTTGTCGGTGGTCTATTGACTGCAGGCGTGGTGGCTGCGGTCGTGGGTTATTATTTGCAGTTGTCTGGGGTGGCATTGTTTTGGTTTTTGGCACTATCGGCATTGACGGTGGGAGCGAGCGTATTGGGTGATTTGTTTGAGTCCATGCTTAAACGCCGTGCAGGTATTAAGGATTCGGGCAGTATTTTACCTGGTCATGGCGGTGTGCTTGACCGCATTGATTCGTTATTATCTGCCACACCCATCTTTGCGTTGGGGTTTTGGCTGTTACTTGAAATGGGTATTTTTACAAAAGTATGGATAAAAATGAATTTGGCAAATCTGCTGTAG
- the uppS gene encoding polyprenyl diphosphate synthase encodes MTNTALPPLATIPKHIAIIMDGNNRYGKSHQLATGQGHIKGKDALDPIVEHCLARGVQVLTVFAFSSENWARPKDEVDLLMNLLTTTIHEQMPRMHKYRIRLRFIGDRTQLRDDLQRLMADAERQTAHFEAMTLVIAISYGGRWDITHATKELVKEAMMGEISADDIDEVSLARHIQLSDCPPVDMLIRTGGDYRISNFLLWQAAYAELFFTPTLWPEFEPQELDEMMAMFAGRERRFGKTSEQIQSQTNMEYSSCGNA; translated from the coding sequence ATGACAAACACCGCTTTGCCACCACTTGCCACCATACCAAAGCACATTGCCATCATCATGGACGGTAATAATCGCTATGGCAAATCTCATCAGCTTGCCACAGGACAAGGGCATATCAAGGGTAAAGATGCACTTGATCCCATTGTTGAGCATTGCTTGGCTCGTGGTGTGCAAGTCTTAACGGTGTTTGCTTTTTCATCGGAAAACTGGGCAAGACCTAAAGACGAAGTGGATTTGCTGATGAATCTATTGACAACAACCATTCATGAGCAGATGCCTAGAATGCACAAATACCGCATTCGTTTAAGATTTATTGGCGACCGCACACAACTTAGAGATGACCTACAGAGACTTATGGCAGATGCGGAGCGTCAAACGGCTCATTTTGAAGCGATGACATTGGTGATTGCCATTAGCTATGGTGGTCGTTGGGATATTACCCATGCCACCAAAGAACTCGTTAAAGAAGCGATGATGGGAGAGATAAGTGCTGATGATATTGATGAGGTGAGTTTGGCACGCCATATTCAGCTGTCGGATTGCCCGCCTGTAGATATGCTGATTCGCACAGGCGGTGATTATCGCATTTCTAATTTTCTATTGTGGCAGGCTGCTTATGCGGAGCTGTTTTTTACACCAACGCTATGGCCGGAGTTTGAGCCACAGGAACTAGACGAGATGATGGCGATGTTTGCAGGTCGTGAACGCCGTTTTGGTAAAACCAGTGAACAAATCCAGAGTCAAACTAATATGGAGTATTCATCATGTGGCAACGCATAA
- the frr gene encoding ribosome recycling factor has translation MINDIKKDGESRMQKSLEALENAFAKLRTGRAHPGVLSGVMVSYYGSDMPLNQVASINVEDSRTLLVQPFDRSMVQAVDKAIREADLGLNPMTADVIRVPMPALTEETRRDMQKIARADAESARVSVRNIRRDMLGDIKNLVKDKEISEDDERRAADDIQKLTDEFIKTIDARLSKKENELMEV, from the coding sequence ATGATTAACGATATTAAAAAAGACGGCGAAAGCCGTATGCAAAAATCACTAGAAGCACTAGAGAATGCCTTTGCTAAGTTGCGTACAGGTCGTGCTCATCCTGGTGTATTATCAGGTGTGATGGTTAGCTACTATGGCTCTGATATGCCATTAAACCAAGTTGCTAGCATCAATGTTGAAGACAGTCGCACGCTATTGGTGCAGCCATTTGATCGCTCTATGGTGCAGGCAGTGGATAAGGCGATTCGTGAGGCGGATTTGGGTCTAAACCCAATGACTGCTGATGTGATTCGTGTACCAATGCCTGCTTTAACTGAAGAAACTCGCCGTGATATGCAAAAAATCGCTCGTGCTGATGCTGAGTCGGCTCGTGTGTCAGTGCGTAATATCCGCCGTGATATGCTTGGCGACATAAAAAATTTGGTCAAAGATAAAGAAATCTCAGAAGATGATGAGCGTCGTGCTGCTGACGACATTCAAAAACTTACCGATGAGTTCATTAAAACCATTGATGCTCGCCTGTCAAAAAAAGAAAACGAACTGATGGAAGTGTGA
- the pyrH gene encoding UMP kinase: MSDKNPKFSRILLKLSGEALAGGRDMGIDADILDKMSLSIAHLRGLGVQVGIVVGGGNLYRGSTLQKQGLVGRVTGDQMGMLATVMNGLAMRDALVRRNIKTRLMSALTISTIGEPYSSREAIRHLNNGEVCIFVAGTGNPFFTTDTAACLRGIEIEAGLILKATKVDGVYDKDPSIHEDAVKYDSLSFDEVLERKLGVMDLTAIALCREHNVPLQVFDMNKSNALLNVVMGEQEGTRVYH, from the coding sequence ATGTCTGATAAAAATCCAAAGTTTTCTCGTATTCTATTAAAGCTCTCTGGCGAAGCGTTGGCGGGCGGTCGTGATATGGGTATTGATGCTGATATTCTTGATAAGATGAGCCTTTCTATCGCTCATTTGCGTGGCTTGGGTGTGCAAGTGGGCATCGTTGTTGGTGGCGGTAACTTGTATCGTGGTAGCACCCTACAAAAACAAGGCTTGGTTGGTCGTGTTACAGGCGACCAAATGGGTATGTTGGCTACCGTGATGAATGGTCTTGCCATGCGTGATGCTTTGGTGCGTCGTAATATCAAGACACGCTTGATGTCAGCCCTAACCATCTCAACGATTGGTGAGCCGTATTCTAGTCGTGAGGCGATTCGCCATCTTAATAATGGTGAGGTGTGTATCTTCGTTGCTGGTACAGGCAATCCATTTTTTACCACCGATACGGCTGCTTGCTTGCGTGGTATTGAGATTGAAGCAGGTCTTATCCTAAAGGCGACCAAAGTTGATGGTGTATATGACAAAGATCCAAGCATTCATGAGGACGCTGTAAAATATGATAGCTTGTCTTTTGATGAGGTGCTTGAAAGAAAACTTGGTGTGATGGATTTGACTGCTATTGCTTTATGTCGTGAACATAATGTGCCATTGCAAGTCTTTGATATGAATAAATCAAACGCACTGTTAAATGTGGTGATGGGCGAACAAGAAGGTACTCGTGTCTATCACTGA
- a CDS encoding SLC13 family permease, giving the protein MVQSTQEKETDFSLRTDYQHNDDQTPPSGAVRPDVVKGLVITVIAAIIAYFSATSWLPFEPLTNKGLGLAIFVGILWLTEAIHITATAILVPLLALFIGIPEFDTKAALVSFADPIIFVFFGGFALAAALHVQKLDRKIAFSIVNLAQGHLGWAITLIFAATGLLSMWISNTATAAMMLPLAIGLLSHVDAKKDRNTFIFVLLGIAYSASIGGIGTFIGSPPNGIAAKELGLDFIGWMKFGLPVMMVMLPVLLVAMYFVLRPNLSQKVSMEHEDIPWTTSRILTIVVFLITAVCWIFGKQLGTAFGFKSPDAVIALFAAVVVLMLGLVNWKQVSDNTDWGVLMLFGGGIALSNIMKNTGASAALAEQISGVLAGAPALVVILVVATFIIFLTEFTSNTASAALLVPLFAPIGAVLGLPKEVLVMVIGIGASCAFMMPVATPPNAIVMGTGHVKQGDMMKVGFILNLVAVVIVTVMAYLLWM; this is encoded by the coding sequence ATGGTTCAATCAACCCAAGAAAAAGAGACCGATTTTTCTCTTAGAACAGATTATCAGCACAATGATGACCAAACTCCGCCATCAGGTGCGGTGCGTCCTGATGTGGTCAAAGGGCTTGTTATTACTGTGATTGCGGCAATCATCGCTTATTTTTCAGCAACCAGCTGGCTACCTTTTGAGCCTTTGACAAACAAGGGCTTAGGGCTTGCCATCTTTGTTGGTATTCTTTGGTTGACTGAAGCCATTCACATCACAGCAACAGCAATTTTGGTTCCCCTTTTGGCATTGTTTATAGGCATTCCAGAGTTTGATACCAAAGCGGCTTTAGTCAGTTTTGCTGATCCGATTATTTTTGTGTTTTTTGGTGGTTTTGCTTTAGCAGCAGCCCTTCATGTGCAGAAGCTAGACCGTAAGATTGCTTTTAGTATTGTAAACTTAGCTCAGGGTCATCTAGGCTGGGCGATTACATTGATTTTTGCTGCCACTGGTCTTTTGTCTATGTGGATTAGTAATACCGCCACAGCAGCAATGATGCTACCTTTGGCGATTGGTTTATTAAGCCATGTTGATGCTAAAAAAGATAGAAATACCTTTATTTTTGTACTTTTGGGCATTGCTTATTCAGCATCTATCGGCGGTATCGGTACTTTTATTGGCTCACCACCAAATGGCATCGCTGCCAAAGAATTAGGTCTGGATTTTATTGGCTGGATGAAATTTGGCTTGCCTGTGATGATGGTTATGCTACCAGTGCTACTTGTTGCCATGTATTTTGTTCTTCGCCCAAATTTAAGTCAAAAGGTCAGCATGGAACATGAAGACATTCCTTGGACGACATCTCGGATTTTGACGATTGTTGTATTTTTAATTACCGCAGTGTGCTGGATTTTTGGTAAACAACTTGGCACTGCTTTTGGCTTTAAATCACCTGATGCCGTGATTGCACTATTTGCAGCTGTGGTGGTATTGATGTTGGGTTTGGTGAATTGGAAACAGGTATCTGACAACACCGACTGGGGCGTACTCATGCTGTTTGGTGGTGGTATTGCTTTGTCTAATATTATGAAAAATACAGGTGCTTCAGCGGCATTGGCGGAGCAGATTTCAGGTGTGTTAGCGGGTGCTCCCGCCTTGGTGGTTATTTTGGTGGTGGCTACATTCATCATTTTTTTGACAGAGTTTACCAGCAATACTGCATCAGCTGCACTGCTTGTGCCATTATTTGCACCGATTGGTGCAGTACTTGGATTGCCCAAAGAGGTGTTGGTGATGGTGATTGGCATTGGTGCATCATGTGCCTTTATGATGCCTGTTGCAACACCGCCGAATGCCATTGTCATGGGTACAGGTCATGTTAAGCAGGGCGATATGATGAAGGTTGGGTTTATATTAAACCTTGTTGCGGTCGTCATTGTTACCGTTATGGCATATCTACTTTGGATGTAA
- the xseB gene encoding exodeoxyribonuclease VII small subunit, with amino-acid sequence MTSPTTFKDAYQTLKTNAKNLEQADELDIDNLITTIEESIVAYKVCQERIQAVEQALAQAFDDELGIADE; translated from the coding sequence ATGACAAGCCCAACTACTTTTAAAGACGCTTATCAAACCCTAAAGACCAATGCCAAAAACCTTGAGCAGGCAGATGAGCTAGACATCGACAACCTAATAACCACCATAGAAGAATCCATTGTCGCCTATAAAGTCTGTCAAGAGCGAATACAGGCGGTAGAGCAAGCATTAGCACAAGCCTTTGATGATGAGCTAGGTATTGCAGACGAATAG
- the pncB gene encoding nicotinate phosphoribosyltransferase → MKLITTSLLDNDLYKFTMLQAMLHQFPQTHGVYQFRCRNNDDTAYPVADIKDDLEAQLDALCELKFKQDELDYLRDLRFIKPDFVDYLELFQLKRRFITVSTDDDNHLHIKIEGAMIQAMFFEIFVLSIVNELYYQRLDNEHVRNEGQRRLDEKVSMIKHYEMLQRSDIHNPEFAVVDFGTRRRYSKEWQYHVVRTLAKASPSIFKGTSNVYLAKELNLTPIGTMAHEFMQAFQALDVRLRDSQKAALESWVREYRGDLGIALTDVVGMDAFLRDFDLYFAKLFDGLRHDSGDPYEWGNKAIAHYESLKIDPKTKTLTFSDGLTLQKAWELHEYFKTRIKTGFGIGTNLTNDMGLTQLNIVLKLVECNGQPVAKLSDSPGKTMIDDDTYLAYLKKVFGVQS, encoded by the coding sequence ATGAAGCTAATTACCACCTCTTTACTGGATAATGACTTATACAAATTCACCATGCTTCAAGCAATGCTGCATCAGTTCCCTCAGACGCATGGTGTATATCAGTTCCGCTGTCGTAATAATGACGATACAGCCTATCCTGTGGCAGACATTAAAGATGACCTAGAAGCTCAGCTTGATGCATTATGCGAATTAAAATTCAAGCAAGATGAATTAGATTATCTTAGAGATTTACGCTTTATCAAGCCTGATTTTGTTGATTATCTAGAATTATTTCAATTAAAACGCCGTTTTATCACAGTGTCTACTGATGATGATAATCATCTGCATATTAAGATAGAAGGGGCGATGATTCAAGCGATGTTCTTTGAGATTTTTGTGCTATCGATTGTTAATGAGCTGTATTATCAAAGACTTGATAATGAACATGTTCGAAACGAAGGACAAAGACGCCTTGATGAAAAAGTGAGCATGATTAAACATTATGAAATGTTGCAACGCTCAGACATACATAATCCTGAATTTGCCGTGGTGGATTTTGGCACAAGACGGCGTTATTCAAAGGAGTGGCAATACCATGTGGTTCGTACGCTTGCCAAAGCTTCTCCGAGTATTTTTAAAGGCACTTCCAATGTGTACCTTGCCAAAGAGCTGAACCTAACCCCAATCGGTACGATGGCTCATGAATTCATGCAGGCATTTCAAGCCTTAGATGTTCGCCTGCGAGACAGTCAAAAGGCGGCACTTGAGTCGTGGGTGCGTGAGTATCGAGGGGATTTGGGCATTGCTTTAACTGATGTGGTGGGCATGGATGCGTTCTTGCGTGATTTTGATTTGTATTTTGCTAAGCTGTTTGATGGGCTGCGTCATGATTCAGGCGATCCGTATGAATGGGGTAATAAGGCTATTGCTCATTACGAAAGTCTAAAAATTGACCCAAAAACCAAAACTTTAACTTTTAGTGATGGACTGACACTACAAAAAGCGTGGGAGCTTCACGAGTATTTTAAAACTCGCATTAAGACAGGTTTTGGTATCGGCACTAATCTGACCAATGACATGGGTCTAACTCAGCTTAATATCGTGTTAAAACTTGTTGAGTGTAACGGTCAGCCTGTCGCCAAGCTCTCTGATAGCCCTGGCAAAACAATGATTGATGATGATACTTATTTGGCGTATCTAAAGAAAGTTTTTGGTGTGCAGTCATAA
- the lipB gene encoding lipoyl(octanoyl) transferase LipB, with protein MTSLKLNDFSPPEVPEFLIKTLSNAEYTDTHTAMLERTLVKIDAKKQSTPICDELWLVEHDDVYTLGQAGKKEHILYDNGTPIIHTDRGGQVTWHGTGQLTVYFLWDLHAIGFGVRDLVSHAEQAIEDIVNDYLPNALVARARRDAPGVYIYNSDGDMLGKIASLGFKIKHGHSYHGIAINLTNDLSAFNTINPCGYAGMTMVKLEQFGQFNSNQTHELILKFIHNLQKRHEGEIALRAI; from the coding sequence ATGACCAGTCTTAAACTTAACGATTTTTCGCCACCAGAAGTCCCTGAATTTCTAATCAAAACCCTATCCAACGCCGAGTATACCGACACACATACAGCAATGCTTGAGCGAACCCTTGTGAAGATTGATGCCAAAAAACAAAGCACGCCTATCTGTGATGAACTGTGGCTGGTGGAACATGATGATGTCTATACACTTGGGCAGGCAGGCAAAAAAGAACACATTCTTTATGATAACGGCACACCCATCATTCATACCGACCGTGGCGGTCAGGTAACTTGGCATGGAACAGGTCAGCTTACCGTCTATTTCTTGTGGGATTTGCACGCCATTGGCTTTGGCGTGCGAGATTTGGTCAGTCATGCCGAACAAGCCATTGAAGACATCGTCAACGACTATCTGCCCAATGCTCTGGTTGCTCGTGCCAGACGAGATGCTCCTGGAGTATATATTTATAATTCTGATGGCGATATGTTAGGTAAAATCGCAAGTTTGGGCTTTAAAATTAAGCACGGACACAGCTATCATGGCATCGCCATCAACCTAACAAACGATTTATCCGCCTTTAATACCATCAATCCTTGTGGCTATGCTGGCATGACGATGGTTAAACTTGAGCAGTTTGGTCAATTTAACAGTAATCAAACGCACGAACTTATTCTCAAATTCATACACAATCTACAAAAAAGGCATGAAGGCGAGATTGCACTTAGAGCCATTTAA
- a CDS encoding inorganic diphosphatase, producing MVDFNKILDAGDVDGGKINVVVEIPTGSNHKIEWNRELACFELDRVEPISFAKPCNYGFIPQTLDEDGDELDALILTEQPLTTGIFLKAKVIGVMKFVDDGEVDDKIIVVPADDRNNGNAYNSLEDLPNQLIKQLEFHFNHYKDLKKAGTTKVEGFFGIDEAKAVIKESQKRWIDSTQ from the coding sequence ATGGTAGATTTTAACAAAATTCTAGACGCAGGCGATGTTGATGGTGGCAAAATCAATGTCGTGGTGGAAATCCCAACAGGCTCTAACCACAAAATCGAGTGGAACCGTGAATTGGCCTGCTTTGAGCTTGACCGTGTTGAGCCCATTTCCTTTGCCAAACCTTGCAATTATGGTTTTATTCCGCAAACCTTAGATGAAGACGGAGATGAGTTAGACGCACTGATTTTAACCGAACAACCATTAACAACTGGTATTTTCTTAAAGGCTAAAGTCATTGGTGTGATGAAATTCGTTGATGATGGCGAAGTGGACGACAAAATTATTGTTGTACCAGCAGACGACCGCAACAACGGCAACGCTTATAACAGCCTAGAAGACCTACCAAACCAACTCATCAAACAGCTAGAATTCCATTTTAACCACTACAAGGACCTAAAAAAAGCTGGCACTACTAAAGTGGAAGGTTTCTTTGGTATTGATGAAGCCAAAGCGGTCATTAAAGAAAGTCAAAAACGCTGGATAGACAGTACTCAATAA
- a CDS encoding YoaK family protein has protein sequence MMDKIPSWVLCGAVVLAFCAGVLNTTALMGFTHISASHVTGNVSALAVAALSADWPNMKLFLISIASFWAGSVLSGFIVGGSELHINRNYGLAMYLEVALLALSLALYMNDSDFGQMMIAMACGLQNSMVTTYHGTVIRTTHLTGTTSDLGAMVGHWLADRKVKFSRVIVLSALWWSFVVGGFMAVVLYRKVGYFSMLLPMVIIFVAAVSYRHMEKWYDCVMVYLTRVFQSKNNP, from the coding sequence ATGATGGATAAAATTCCAAGTTGGGTACTCTGTGGTGCGGTGGTGCTGGCGTTTTGTGCAGGGGTACTAAACACCACTGCACTCATGGGCTTTACGCACATTTCGGCATCGCATGTGACGGGTAATGTCAGTGCTTTGGCGGTGGCAGCTTTGTCTGCCGATTGGCCAAACATGAAGCTGTTTTTGATTTCAATTGCGTCATTTTGGGCAGGCTCTGTACTAAGCGGTTTTATCGTTGGTGGTAGTGAGTTGCACATCAATCGTAACTATGGTTTGGCAATGTACCTTGAGGTTGCTTTGTTGGCATTAAGTTTGGCATTGTACATGAATGACAGTGATTTTGGACAGATGATGATTGCAATGGCGTGCGGATTACAAAATTCTATGGTAACAACCTATCATGGCACGGTAATTCGCACCACACATCTGACCGGTACGACTTCAGATTTGGGGGCGATGGTCGGTCATTGGCTGGCTGATCGCAAGGTAAAGTTTAGCCGAGTGATTGTGCTAAGTGCCTTGTGGTGGAGTTTTGTTGTGGGTGGTTTTATGGCGGTGGTGCTGTATCGTAAGGTTGGGTATTTTTCTATGCTACTACCGATGGTCATTATCTTTGTGGCAGCGGTGAGCTATCGGCATATGGAAAAGTGGTACGACTGTGTGATGGTTTATCTAACAAGGGTGTTTCAATCAAAAAACAACCCCTAA